One Candidatus Binatia bacterium genomic region harbors:
- a CDS encoding thiolase family protein has translation MQEAVIIDAVRTPGGRRNGRLKDQHPASLAGHVLKAIAERNHLDPAIVDDVVMGCVMQVGPQSINVARNAVLSAGWPESVPGTTVDRQCGSSQQAMHFAAQGVIAGAYDVVIAAGVEVMSQVPMGASIVKGMEFPFSKEHQERYKDTGLPPQGIGADMIADEWKISREDLDAFGALSQQRAEAARDSGRFANEIVPVTVVDPDGNEIVVKDDEGIRPGTTAEILSGLKPAFQENGRITAGNSSQISDGASAVLIMSAEKAKELGLKPRARFHSFAVAGSDPVKMLDGPIPATEKLLKKTGLSIADIDRFEVNEAFASVVLAWQKKFDVDIEKVNANGGAIALGHPLGASGTKLMATLLNELERSEGKYGLQVMCEGGGMANATLIERI, from the coding sequence GTGCAGGAAGCCGTCATTATTGATGCCGTCCGGACTCCGGGTGGCCGCCGCAATGGAAGATTGAAAGACCAGCACCCCGCCTCTCTGGCCGGTCATGTGCTCAAGGCCATCGCCGAGAGAAACCATCTCGACCCCGCAATTGTGGACGATGTCGTGATGGGCTGTGTGATGCAGGTCGGACCGCAGTCGATCAACGTGGCCCGCAATGCGGTGCTTTCGGCCGGATGGCCGGAGTCGGTTCCGGGTACCACCGTGGATCGTCAATGCGGCAGTTCGCAGCAGGCGATGCATTTTGCGGCGCAGGGCGTCATCGCGGGGGCTTATGATGTCGTGATTGCTGCCGGCGTTGAAGTGATGAGCCAGGTTCCCATGGGCGCCTCGATCGTGAAGGGAATGGAATTTCCTTTCTCCAAGGAGCATCAGGAGCGCTACAAGGATACCGGTCTGCCTCCGCAAGGGATTGGTGCCGACATGATCGCCGACGAATGGAAGATCTCCCGCGAAGACCTCGACGCTTTCGGAGCACTTTCACAGCAGCGGGCCGAGGCGGCTCGAGATAGCGGGCGCTTTGCCAACGAGATCGTTCCGGTCACCGTCGTGGATCCTGATGGCAATGAAATTGTCGTCAAGGATGACGAGGGGATCCGTCCCGGCACGACTGCGGAAATTCTCTCCGGCTTGAAGCCGGCTTTCCAGGAAAACGGACGAATCACCGCCGGCAACAGCTCGCAGATCAGTGATGGTGCCTCGGCTGTGCTGATCATGAGCGCCGAGAAGGCCAAGGAGCTCGGGCTCAAGCCGCGAGCGCGTTTCCACTCCTTTGCTGTGGCTGGCTCGGACCCAGTCAAAATGCTCGACGGCCCGATTCCGGCGACCGAGAAGCTTCTCAAAAAGACCGGGCTCTCGATTGCCGATATTGATCGCTTCGAAGTCAACGAAGCTTTCGCCTCGGTGGTACTCGCCTGGCAGAAAAAATTCGATGTCGATATCGAGAAGGTCAATGCCAACGGTGGTGCGATCGCTCTCGGACATCCTCTGGGCGCCTCGGGCACCAAGCTGATGGCGACTCTCCTGAATGAATTGGAGCGGTCCGAAGGTAAATACGGCCTGCAAGTGATGTGCGAAGGCGGTGGTATGGCCAACGCAACGCTCATCGAAAGGATCTGA
- a CDS encoding SDR family NAD(P)-dependent oxidoreductase gives MELKGASVLITGGASGIGAASARQLAAKGARPLICDLNEEKGEAIAAELNGAFVKTDVSNEDQVRAAVAAALELAPLRGVLNAAGLGSACRTVNRQGVPFPLDQFEFVIKVNLIGTFNVMRLAASAMSQQETVDADGQRGAIVNLASVAAFDGQIGQAAYSASKGGVVGLTLPVARDLAAVGIRVNTIAPGLIDTPIYGEGEASEAFKANLGKNVLFPHRLGSGDELASMVVELITNDYMNAEVIRVDGGIRMPPK, from the coding sequence ATGGAACTCAAAGGTGCATCTGTTCTGATTACCGGCGGTGCGTCGGGAATCGGTGCCGCCAGCGCTCGGCAGCTTGCCGCCAAGGGCGCTCGACCTCTGATTTGTGATTTGAACGAAGAGAAGGGCGAGGCGATTGCCGCTGAGCTCAACGGCGCGTTCGTCAAGACGGACGTTTCCAATGAAGACCAGGTCCGCGCGGCTGTCGCAGCGGCTCTCGAGCTGGCGCCGTTGCGCGGTGTGCTTAATGCGGCCGGGTTGGGAAGCGCTTGTCGGACGGTGAATCGTCAGGGCGTTCCCTTTCCTCTCGACCAGTTCGAGTTTGTGATCAAGGTCAATCTGATCGGTACCTTCAACGTGATGCGACTGGCGGCATCCGCGATGTCGCAGCAGGAGACCGTCGACGCAGACGGTCAGCGCGGCGCGATCGTGAATCTTGCGTCGGTAGCCGCCTTTGACGGACAGATCGGTCAGGCGGCCTACTCGGCCTCCAAGGGTGGTGTCGTCGGTCTGACATTGCCGGTGGCCCGTGATCTGGCCGCGGTCGGCATTCGCGTCAATACGATTGCTCCGGGCCTGATCGATACGCCGATCTATGGCGAGGGCGAAGCATCGGAAGCTTTCAAGGCGAATTTGGGCAAGAATGTGCTCTTCCCGCATCGCCTCGGAAGTGGCGATGAGCTGGCCTCGATGGTCGTCGAGTTGATTACCAACGATTATATGAATGCCGAGGTCATACGGGTCGATGGCGGCATTCGTATGCCCCCCAAGTGA
- a CDS encoding crotonase/enoyl-CoA hydratase family protein, with the protein MEEVLLQETHGRVRLITLNRPKAKNSINSELGVALVTAIDAADADVDITAIVLTGAGGGFSAGMDLKAFATEGPPKGFDGFLRNGSKKPLIAAVEGFALAGGLEIALTCDLIVAAEGVKLGIPEVNKGLFAAGGGLFRLPTRVPYAVAMEMALTSDPITSEEGKALGLVARLAAPGEAAAEALRLAERIAENAPLAVAASKQVIRDTRGMVEEDAWKMQGPLLGQVFTSEDAREGPRAFAEKRAPKWSGR; encoded by the coding sequence ATGGAAGAAGTATTATTACAGGAGACGCATGGCCGAGTGCGGTTGATTACCCTCAACCGTCCGAAGGCCAAAAATTCGATCAATAGCGAACTTGGCGTGGCGCTTGTGACGGCGATTGATGCCGCCGACGCAGATGTCGATATCACGGCGATCGTGCTGACCGGTGCCGGCGGCGGGTTCAGCGCAGGAATGGACCTCAAGGCATTTGCGACCGAAGGACCCCCGAAGGGTTTCGACGGATTTTTGCGCAATGGCAGCAAGAAGCCATTGATTGCCGCGGTTGAAGGGTTTGCTTTGGCCGGCGGCTTGGAGATCGCGCTGACCTGCGATCTGATTGTCGCTGCCGAGGGTGTGAAACTCGGCATTCCCGAAGTGAACAAGGGCTTGTTTGCCGCGGGCGGCGGTCTCTTTCGCCTGCCGACACGGGTGCCTTATGCGGTTGCGATGGAGATGGCACTGACCTCGGATCCGATTACTTCGGAAGAGGGCAAAGCTCTCGGTCTGGTGGCTCGACTGGCCGCACCCGGCGAGGCTGCGGCGGAGGCCTTGCGTCTCGCCGAGAGGATCGCCGAGAATGCACCGTTGGCCGTCGCGGCCAGCAAGCAGGTCATTCGCGACACTCGAGGGATGGTCGAAGAGGACGCCTGGAAAATGCAGGGTCCGCTTCTCGGACAGGTCTTTACCAGTGAAGACGCTCGTGAGGGACCACGAGCCTTTGCGGAAAAGCGCGCTCCGAAGTGGTCTGGGCGCTGA